In Clostridiaceae bacterium, the genomic stretch TGCATATTAGTCCTTATGAAAAGGGAAATATATTTAACAAAGACCCATTAAGGGATAGAAAACTTCTGCTCCATAAATATGAGATAAATAAATTGATAGGATATACTCAGCAAAAGGGCATGGCTTTGGTCCCGTTAAAAGTATATTTTAAAAGGGGTAAAGTCAAGGTTGAACTTGCGGTAGCAAGAGGTAAAAAACTTTATGATAAAAGAGAAGATATAGCAAGAAGAGATGCAGAAAGAGAAATTGACCGCCGGCTTAAAGAAAACATGAGGTAAATATAATTAACATAATAAAAATGTCATTGATAAAATTCGTAAATGAACTTTGAAAAGCAAATAAGAGGATTATTCCTCATTTATATATGGGGGCGTACTGGTTTCGACGGGATTGTTGAGACTTGAGTAGCGGGTGGTGGATTCTCGTTGGCCACCTTAAAAACGAGAGTATAAAAATAAACGCTAAGAACGAAGATTACGTTTTAGCTGCTGCTTAATAGAATAAGCAGCCCGTCAGTCCCAGGTTGCTGCACCTGGGGTCACTGGCGTCATCAAGCCAGC encodes the following:
- the smpB gene encoding SsrA-binding protein SmpB, coding for MAKEEIKIVAQNKKAQHDYFIEQTLEAGIVLSGTEVKSIRAGKVNLKDCYASIDNGEVYIIGMHISPYEKGNIFNKDPLRDRKLLLHKYEINKLIGYTQQKGMALVPLKVYFKRGKVKVELAVARGKKLYDKREDIARRDAEREIDRRLKENMR